The following are encoded in a window of Acinonyx jubatus isolate Ajub_Pintada_27869175 chromosome D4, VMU_Ajub_asm_v1.0, whole genome shotgun sequence genomic DNA:
- the FUBP3 gene encoding far upstream element-binding protein 3 isoform X4, translated as MFPALKCAIDWSSNKPNGDSAIAAKIDSIPHLNNSTPLVDPSVYGYGVQKRPLDDGVGNQLGALVHQRAVITEEFKVPDKMVGFIIGRGGEQISRIQAESGCKIQIASESSGIPERPCVLTGTPESIEQAKRLLGQIVDRCRNGPGFHNDIDGNSTIQEILIPASKVGLVIGKGGETIKQLQERTGVKMVMIQDGPLPTGADKPLRITGDPFKVQQAREMVLEIIREKDQADFRGVRGDFNARVGGGSIEVCLTGRLVSVPRFAVGIVIGRNGEMIKKIQNDAGVRIQFKPDDGVSPERAAQVMGPPDRCQHAAHVINELILTAQERDGFGGLAVARGRGRGRGDWSVGAPGGVQEITYTVPADKCGLVIGKGGENIKSINQQSGAHVELQRNPPPSTDPSLRVFTIRGVPQQIEVARHLIDEKVGGTGLGAPGAFGQSPFSQPPTAPHQHAFPPRSSACFPSIAAKVNGNPPSTPVSGPPAFLTQGWGSTYQAWQQPTQQVPSQQSQPQNSQPDYSKAWEDYYKKQSHAASAAPPASSPPDYTMAWAEYYRQQVAFYGQTLGQAQAHSQEQ; from the exons TAGGTAACCAGTTAGGGGCCTTGGTACATCAAAG ggCAGTAATAACAGAAGAATTCAAAGTGCCTGATAAAATGGTTGGATTTA TTATCGGCAGGGGAGGTGAGCAGATTTCACGGATTCAAGCAGAATCTGGTTGCAAAATTCAGATTGCTTCAG AGAGTTCTGGGATTCCAGAGAGGCCCTGTGTACTTACCGGAACCCCAGAAAGTATTga ACAAGCCAAACGGCTCCTGGGGCAGATCGTGGATCGCTGTCGGAATGGACCTGGCTTTCATAACGACATAGACGGCAATAGCACCATCCAGGAAATTCTTATCCCCGCGTCTAAAGTGGGTCTGGTCATCGGCAAAGGAGGGGAAACAATAAAGCAGCTGCAG GAGCGGACCGGTGTGAAAATGGTCATGATCCAGGACGGCCCGTTGCCTACGGGAGCAGACAAGCCTCTCCGCATCACCGGGGACCCGTTCAAAGTACAG CAAGCAAGAGAAATGGTGTTGGAGATCATCCGGGAGAAGGACCAAGCTGACTTCCGAGGCGTCCGTGGTGACTTCAACGCCCGCGTGGGAGGAGGCAGCATAGAGGTATGCTTGACCGGCCGGCTG GTGTCTGTGCCGAGGTTTGCTGTTGGGATTGTAATaggaagaaatggggagatgatCAAAAAGATTCAGAATGATGCCGGGGTGAGGATTCAGTTCAAGCCAG ACGATGGTGTTAGTCCGGAGAGAGCCGCACAAGTCATGGGGCCCCCAGATCGGTGTCAGCACGCAGCACACGTCATCAATGAGCTTATTCTTACAGCCCAG GAAAGAGATGGCTTCGGAGGCCTCGCGGTGGCCAGAGGACGAGGCCGTGGCCGTGGCGACTGGAGCGTGGGTGCCCCCGGGGGCGTCCAGGAGATAACGTACACCGTGCCGGCGGATAAGTGCGGCCTCGTCATCGGCAAAG GAGGTGAGAACATCAAAAGCATAAATCAGCAGTCGGGAGCGCATGTGGAGCTCCAGCGGAACCCCCCCCCCAGCACCGACCCCAGCCTGCGAGTATTCACCATCAGGGGCGTCCCTCAGCAGATCGAGGTGGCCAGACATCTCATAGATGAGAAAGTTGGT GGGACCGGTCTGGGAGCACCCGGAGCCTTCGGACAGAGCCCGTTCAGCCAGCCGCCCACGGCGCCTCATCAGCA TGCTTTTCCTCCGAGGAGCTCGGCCTGCTTCCCCAGCATCGCTGCTAAGGTGAACGGAAACCCCCCCAGCACCCCTGTGAG CGGTCCTCCGGCCTTCCTGACCCAGGGATGGGGCAGCACCTACCAGGCGTGGCAACAGCCCACCCAGCAGGTCCCAA GCCAGCAGAGCCAGCCGCAGAACAGCCAGCCCGACTACAGCAAGGCCTGGGAAGACTATTACAAAAAACAGA GTCACGCCGCCAGCGCTGCCCCTCCGGCCAGCTCCCCGCCGGACTACACGATGGCCTGGGCCGAATATTACAGACAGCAGGTCGCTTTCTACGGGCAGACGTTAGGACAGGCTCAGGCCCACAGCCAG gagCAGTAG